A stretch of Prunus dulcis chromosome 6, ALMONDv2, whole genome shotgun sequence DNA encodes these proteins:
- the LOC117630292 gene encoding classical arabinogalactan protein 1-like: protein MARSNAVVLMLMAALLVASTRAQSPVSSPAKSPALSPKQASSPPLSASPSPSGTPHLAAPSTSPVADSPPSPPSSSPAASPSSSVLGSPSEALAPNGAVSNRFSVPGFVAVGVFAAALLM from the coding sequence ATGGCTCGATCCAACGCTGTCGTTTTGATGCTAATGGCTGCCCTCTTGGTGGCCTCAACAAGGGCACAATCTCCGGTATCTTCCCCAGCCAAGTCCCCTGCACTCTCTCCCAAACAAGCCTCTTCTCCTCCTTTGAGCGCTTCACCTTCTCCTTCGGGCACTCCACACTTGGCTGCTCCTTCTACATCTCCCGTCGCAGACTCTCCAccttctccaccatcgtcTTCCCCGGCCGCCTCTCCCTCTTCTTCGGTGTTGGGATCCCCCTCGGAAGCTCTTGCCCCGAACGGCGCCGTTTCGAATAGGTTCTCCGTCCCAGGATTTGTGGCCGTTGGTGTTTTCGCTGCCGCCTTGCTTATGTAA